The Mytilus edulis chromosome 12, xbMytEdul2.2, whole genome shotgun sequence genome contains a region encoding:
- the LOC139497487 gene encoding uncharacterized protein — translation MDGARFNAFKVPQLQEYLKERGISVTNINKLKLTKLCEAVDKLNLPLDPDMRENESVTSVKHNLEQLYGFCDPFSLDGYTSDLSFIPSFSLYDLFNYLIHSTASYDRRKLKAYKSSEDYRLYFDRYVEELQYTEVPSRDICVFKAKVKPTQKDKTYLHKATYDVWVIMDKKNGEVKTAYCTCIGGADGACRHVGATLYGIEAFEVKSVTDGENQWKKKAKKP, via the exons ATGGACGGCGCCAGATTCAATGCCTTTAAAGTTCCTCAGTTGCAAGAATATCTCAAAGAACGGGGTATAAGTGTTACTAATATTAACAAACTGAAACTAACCAAGTTATGTGAGGCCGTGGATAAGCTAAATTTACCATTGGATCCAGATATGAGGGAAAATGAATCAGTTACCAGTGTTAAGCATAATTTAGAACAATTGTACGGGTTTTGTGATCCTTTTAGCCTTGACGGGTATACGTCAGACCTGTCGTTCATTCCAAGCTTTAGCTTGTATGACCTTTTTAACTACCTGATTCATAGTACTGCTAGCTATGACCGACGAAAATTAAAGGCCTACAAATCCAGTGAGGACTACAGACTTTATTTTGATCGGTATGTAGAGGAGTTACAATATACAGAAGTACCAAGTCGGGACATATGTGTTTTTAAGGCCAAAGTTAAACCTACACAGAAAGATAAGACCTATCTACACAAGGCAACATATGATGTGTGGGTCATCATGGACAAGAAAAATGGAGAGGTTAAAACTGCTTACTGTACATGCATTGGCGG GGCAGATGGTGCTTGTAGGCATGTTGGAGCCACTTTGTATGGAATAGAAGCATTTGAGGTTAAATCTGTAACAGATGGAGAAAACCAATGGAAAAAAAAGGCCAAGAAGCCATGA